A window of the Echeneis naucrates chromosome 3, fEcheNa1.1, whole genome shotgun sequence genome harbors these coding sequences:
- the chst1 gene encoding carbohydrate sulfotransferase 1, whose product MQCSWKAVILLALASIAIQYTAIRTLTSKPFQLCPLPSPQNCGLGGQETDPPFERGAAGGGGCDDYPYFSINATRKTHILVLATTRSGSSFVGQLLNQHQDVFYLFEPLYHVQTTLIPRLSHSRNAADRRVMLGASRDLLRSLYGCDLYFLESYIKPAPANHTTDKLFRRGASRALCQQPVCDAFGPADVNVEEGDCVKKCASLNMTLATEACREKRHVAIKIVRVPEIGDLRALVEDPRLNIKVIQLVRDPRGILSSRIETFRDTYRLWRIWRATGRRPYNLDLSQLTVVCEDFLSSVSTGLSHPYWLKGKYMLVRYEDLARNPLQKTKEIYDYLGLPMDKNVEDWIHANTRGSNEPSAKHKFGTVRDSAANAESWRLKLSYDMVEYTQSVCQKVLHQLGYKAVKSVEELKNMSLSLVQDKTFVPFL is encoded by the coding sequence ATGCAATGTTCCTGGAAGGCAGTGATTCTGCTGGCCTTGGCCTCCATTGCCATCCAGTACACGGCCATCCGGACACTCACCTCCAAGCCTTTCCAGCTGTGCCCGTTGCCCAGCCCCCAGAACTGTGGCCTGGGAGGCCAAGAGACAGATCCTCCCTTTGAGCGGGGTGCAGCGGGAGGTGGAGGCTGCGATGACTACCCTTACTTTTCCATCAACGCCACCCGTAAAACACACATCCTGGTCCTGGCCACCACCCGCAGCGGCTCTTCCTTTGTCGGCCAGCTGCTCAACCAGCACCAGGATGTATTCTACCTATTCGAGCCTCTTTATCATGTTCAGACCACGCTGATCCCGCGCTTGTCCCACAGCCGAAACGCTGCGGACCGGCGCGTGATGCTGGGTGCCAGTCGAGACCTCCTGCGCAGCCTATACGGTTGTGACCTCTATTTCCTGGAGAGCTACATCAAACCAGCGCCCGCAAACCACACCACAGATAAACTGTTCCGCCGTGGTGCCAGTCGAGCGTTGTGCCAGCAACCTGTATGCGATGCATTTGGTCCTGCTGATGTTAACGTGGAGGAAGGGGACTGTGTAAAGAAATGTGCGTCTCTGAACATGACCTTAGCTACGGAGGCATGCAGGGAAAAGCGGCACGTGGCAATAAAAATAGTCCGCGTGCCAGAAATCGGAGATCTGCGCGCCTTGGTGGAGGACCCACGGCTGAACATTAAAGTGATTCAACTTGTCAGAGATCCACGTGGAATCCTGTCGTCACGGATTGAGACCTTCAGAGATACCTACCGTCTGTGGCGTATTTGGAGGGCAACAGGGAGACGGCCCTATAATCTAGACTTGAGTCAGCTTACAGTTGTCTGCGAAGACTTTCTCAGTTCCGTTTCAACCGGTCTCAGTCATCCATACTGGCTGAAAGGGAAATACATGCTAGTACGCTATGAGGATTTGGCTCGAAATCCGCTTCAAAAGACAAAGGAGATCTATGACTATCTAGGGCTGCCTATGGATAAAAATGTGGAAGACTGGATACACGCGAACACTCGGGGCAGCAACGAGCCCTCAGCAAAACACAAGTTTGGTACAGTGAGGGATTCAGCAGCCAATGCGGAGAGCTGGCGCTTGAAACTGTCTTATGACATGGTAGAATACACACAGAGTGTATGTCAAAAAGTACTTCACCAGCTTGGATACAAGGCTGTGAAATCAGTAGAGgaactgaaaaatatgtcactCTCACTGGTACAGGACAAAACTTTTGTACCTTTTTTGTAA